The Desulfovibrio sp. Fe33 genome includes a window with the following:
- a CDS encoding XrtA system polysaccharide chain length determinant, with translation MADNKYDIAGQDASFDAMRYLRMVGERKTLFVSIALLIMFAAVVISYMLPRKYEARSIVFIEQNVISDLVKGIAVTPSMDTKIKAIKVTMLSRNMLSQVIKALDLDVSLKNNISLDEMIKSLRGRIAIGLDEKRGVFDIRFADSNPVLARDVVNTLTRVYIEESVSTKRKESFEATRFLADQIDVFKKRIDEARKEIEDFNIASGKVLASNEYVVRNQIEKAQEQIKEIQIQINALEASRKVLLSNSPARARLREQEQVRNQMLARYTESHPRVKQLESAIAETRRQIREEGNDELSIIYSSPEYQNVKVHIQALETQKKNLEEDIAQNKAILDQIPRAQAQLQELKRKEQNEVIIYEKLVSRYGQSEVSKEMELQDKAVSFRVLDPAVIPTIPSSPNRPLIMLAGIAIGFGVAFGVVFLLDIIDPSIKNVDDLREFGIPVLAVIPKLKNVEEERKASRRSLRIYLIGAVGLLIVLAFLGMEFLGIGLVDKVIEKSMAVVRQWRM, from the coding sequence ATGGCGGACAACAAATACGATATCGCGGGACAAGACGCCTCATTTGACGCCATGCGCTACCTCCGCATGGTGGGGGAGCGCAAGACCCTGTTCGTTTCCATCGCGTTGTTGATCATGTTCGCGGCCGTCGTGATCAGTTACATGCTGCCCAGGAAGTACGAGGCCAGAAGCATCGTCTTCATTGAGCAAAACGTCATCAGCGACCTCGTCAAGGGCATCGCGGTAACGCCGTCCATGGACACCAAGATCAAGGCCATCAAGGTGACCATGCTCAGCCGGAACATGCTGTCCCAGGTCATCAAGGCCCTGGACCTCGATGTCAGCCTCAAGAACAACATATCCCTGGACGAGATGATAAAAAGCCTGCGCGGCCGGATCGCCATCGGCCTCGATGAGAAGCGCGGCGTTTTCGATATCCGGTTTGCGGACAGCAATCCGGTGCTCGCCAGGGATGTGGTGAATACCCTGACCCGCGTCTACATTGAGGAAAGCGTATCCACCAAGCGCAAGGAATCCTTCGAGGCGACCCGGTTCCTCGCCGATCAGATCGATGTCTTCAAGAAGCGCATCGACGAGGCGAGAAAGGAAATCGAGGACTTCAACATTGCCTCGGGCAAGGTCCTGGCCTCCAATGAATACGTTGTCAGAAACCAGATCGAAAAGGCTCAGGAGCAGATCAAGGAAATCCAGATCCAGATCAACGCCCTGGAAGCCTCGCGCAAGGTCCTCCTCAGCAACTCTCCGGCCCGGGCCAGGCTCAGGGAGCAGGAGCAGGTCAGAAATCAGATGCTGGCCCGCTACACCGAGAGCCATCCGAGGGTGAAGCAGTTGGAGAGCGCCATCGCCGAAACGCGGCGGCAGATTCGGGAAGAGGGCAACGATGAGCTGTCCATCATCTACAGCTCGCCGGAATATCAGAACGTCAAGGTCCATATCCAGGCGCTTGAAACACAGAAAAAGAATCTCGAAGAGGATATCGCCCAGAACAAGGCGATCCTGGACCAGATTCCCCGAGCCCAGGCGCAGTTGCAGGAGCTCAAGCGCAAGGAGCAGAACGAGGTCATCATCTACGAGAAGCTGGTCTCCCGCTATGGACAGTCCGAGGTTTCCAAGGAGATGGAGTTGCAGGACAAGGCGGTCTCTTTCCGGGTCCTGGACCCGGCGGTCATTCCGACCATTCCGTCCAGCCCCAACCGTCCCCTGATAATGCTCGCCGGCATCGCCATCGGATTCGGCGTCGCCTTCGGCGTGGTTTTCCTGCTGGATATCATCGACCCGTCCATCAAGAACGTGGACGACCTGCGCGAATTCGGCATTCCGGTGCTTGCGGTCATTCCCAAGCTCAAGAATGTCGAAGAGGAACGCAAGGCCTCCAGGCGCAGTCTTCGTATTTACCTGATCGGGGCGGTGGGACTTCTGATAGTCCTGGCGTTTCTCGGCATGGAGTTTTTGGGCATCGGCCTTGTCGACAAGGTTATCGAGAAGAGCATGGCCGTCGTGCGCCAATGGAGGATGTAA
- a CDS encoding HlyD family secretion protein, with protein MRIVLLLLAITIAASVFVVQKSPQWLSDYLPDIGGATSNMAAAPPLDDSAPWVAAYGRVEPASEERELSFEIGGVIESVPVEEDEHISKGQPLAFLRDDQYVARLATAKASAQAKKAYYDKLVAGARKEEKSEAQSVVQRTKSVMVNARNEMNRRKELLSKKLIAKEEVDRASKDFLVAEKQYEEAVQRMLVTRNQSRKEDILMAWAEYQAAVQGALEAEAQLDQSVLRSPIDGIVLKRHRLPGEHVSVFLDTPVMTVADVSRFNVRAELDKKFVTYVRAGQEAFFTSEAFGDERIKGRVLRKAGTMQLTDIPPRTPGEKVDKIVLEVIIELEPREGMVTGLTGDVFILTDKAAGSEFSSIVNE; from the coding sequence ATGAGAATAGTATTGCTGCTTCTGGCTATCACCATCGCCGCCTCGGTCTTCGTGGTCCAAAAGTCGCCGCAATGGCTCTCGGACTACCTGCCGGACATAGGCGGCGCGACCTCGAACATGGCCGCCGCCCCGCCGCTTGATGACAGCGCCCCATGGGTCGCGGCCTACGGACGCGTCGAACCGGCCAGCGAAGAGCGCGAGCTGTCGTTCGAAATCGGCGGCGTGATCGAATCCGTGCCTGTCGAGGAGGACGAACACATCTCCAAGGGGCAGCCCCTCGCCTTTCTGCGCGACGACCAGTATGTCGCCAGGCTGGCCACGGCCAAGGCGTCCGCCCAGGCCAAGAAGGCATACTACGACAAGCTGGTTGCCGGCGCGCGCAAGGAAGAGAAAAGCGAGGCCCAGTCCGTGGTCCAGCGGACCAAATCGGTCATGGTCAACGCCCGGAACGAGATGAACCGGCGCAAAGAGCTGCTTTCCAAGAAACTCATCGCCAAGGAAGAGGTCGACCGGGCAAGCAAGGACTTCCTGGTGGCGGAAAAGCAATACGAGGAAGCCGTCCAGCGTATGCTCGTCACCCGAAACCAGTCGCGCAAGGAAGACATCCTCATGGCCTGGGCCGAATACCAGGCCGCCGTCCAGGGCGCTCTTGAAGCCGAGGCCCAGCTCGACCAGTCTGTGCTCCGCTCGCCCATAGACGGCATCGTCCTGAAACGGCACCGGCTCCCCGGAGAACACGTATCGGTATTCCTGGACACGCCGGTCATGACCGTGGCCGACGTCAGCCGCTTCAACGTCCGGGCCGAACTGGACAAAAAGTTCGTCACCTACGTCCGCGCCGGGCAGGAGGCGTTCTTCACCAGCGAGGCGTTCGGAGACGAACGGATCAAGGGCCGGGTGCTGCGCAAGGCGGGCACCATGCAGTTGACCGACATCCCGCCCCGGACGCCCGGCGAAAAGGTGGATAAGATCGTACTCGAAGTCATCATCGAGCTGGAACCCAGAGAGGGCATGGTCACGGGACTGACCGGCGACGTCTTCATCCTGACGGACAAGGCCGCCGGGTCCGAATTCTCCTCCATCGTCAACGAATAA
- the prsT gene encoding XrtA/PEP-CTERM system TPR-repeat protein PrsT, translated as MKLTRFLYLTLFIALLAGCGNNDIAKMLDEGAQYSADGNHSGAIVIYKTILEKDPNLLQARLGLAKSYLATGKLDQARKNFDKYKLQNPYDKELNYDLARLERLSKNPSKALEYVDAYCSANPKSVDGALLYGKLLLEDSDNAGAEKWFNKAIELSPDNSEARIGLARVYRAQGHIANSDKAISDVLSKDPTNREALYLRASSELERGDKTAYRETFAFISESHPSDVYAKYVKAQSLLEQKEYGKAADMAKQLNAMAPNLPYGQKIIGMSMYLQKQYHEAINAFHKAVTLASDPESHFFLGLSYYAVGDLETAISHLRVAADGAGNFLKAREMISLILLQQNRIDESIAEARKVLEKDADNVFARMTLGDALTRKGEKEKAIEQYEAVAKSRPDDSGTLLKMGALNYSLGNVEEAETDLTRAVAASPDSIRPMIILSSFYMKNGEKGLAKSTLESGLSGGKNDSVLYFLLARVALSENNVEKAREYLGKSKESNPDNPDPYTTLAALDLAQKKPEGALTEYSTLVDRHPEFVRAWLGKALVLQLLNRQDEAEAAFKQALQTNSPEAYLGYAESLARKGRAEEGLAVLNQGSEKLPFNIEMERLKAQLLLSMKRYDDVLLLCDQLEKQNQSAALGLRTRTFMLKGDYDKAVGSAKQIIEIYPGEPMGYITLADIYSSKGDKANQLATLEEGRDRCEANSSLMVALGNYYLAAGETKKALTYVDAAIKRDENNYVARTVKGDICVLLGRDKDAVESYNSALHLSQRYVPALNNLAMLYLKDPKTRLEALRLGYTAYMQRPGDPAVLDTFGYSLAVNGRLDEAVQVLEKALRIAGENPDIEYHLGYAYKAAGKNDKALPLLEKVANCPDCPNAAEAKKLLAAIASE; from the coding sequence GTGAAACTCACAAGATTCCTGTATCTGACTCTGTTTATAGCTCTTCTTGCCGGCTGCGGTAACAACGACATCGCCAAGATGCTGGATGAAGGCGCGCAATACAGCGCCGACGGCAATCATTCCGGCGCCATTGTCATTTATAAGACCATCCTTGAAAAGGACCCCAATCTGTTGCAGGCCCGGCTCGGCCTGGCCAAATCGTATCTGGCCACCGGCAAGCTGGATCAGGCCCGCAAGAATTTCGACAAATACAAACTCCAGAATCCTTATGACAAGGAATTGAACTACGATCTGGCCCGTCTTGAAAGACTGTCCAAGAATCCATCCAAGGCTTTGGAATACGTCGACGCCTATTGCTCGGCCAACCCCAAATCCGTGGACGGCGCATTGCTTTACGGCAAGTTGCTGCTTGAGGACTCCGACAACGCGGGAGCCGAGAAGTGGTTCAATAAGGCCATTGAGCTTTCGCCCGACAACAGCGAGGCCCGTATCGGTCTGGCCAGGGTTTACAGGGCGCAGGGGCATATCGCCAATTCGGACAAGGCCATCTCCGACGTCCTGTCCAAGGACCCGACCAACCGCGAAGCCCTGTATTTGCGGGCTTCCAGCGAATTGGAGCGGGGCGACAAGACGGCTTATCGCGAGACTTTCGCCTTTATCAGCGAATCCCATCCCTCCGATGTCTACGCAAAATACGTCAAGGCACAGTCCCTGCTTGAGCAGAAGGAATACGGCAAGGCCGCGGATATGGCCAAGCAGCTCAACGCCATGGCCCCGAATCTGCCTTACGGGCAGAAAATCATCGGGATGTCCATGTACCTTCAGAAGCAGTACCACGAGGCCATCAACGCCTTCCACAAGGCAGTGACCCTCGCTTCCGACCCCGAGTCCCATTTCTTCCTGGGCTTGAGCTATTACGCGGTGGGCGACCTGGAAACGGCCATCAGCCATTTGCGGGTGGCCGCGGACGGCGCGGGCAATTTCCTCAAGGCGCGGGAAATGATCTCCCTGATCCTCCTTCAGCAGAATCGGATCGACGAATCCATTGCCGAGGCCCGCAAAGTACTTGAAAAGGACGCCGACAACGTCTTCGCCCGGATGACCCTGGGCGACGCCCTGACCAGAAAGGGTGAGAAAGAGAAGGCTATCGAGCAATACGAGGCCGTGGCGAAGAGCCGGCCGGATGACAGCGGCACCCTTCTCAAGATGGGGGCGCTGAACTATTCCCTCGGCAACGTGGAAGAGGCCGAGACAGACCTGACCCGTGCCGTGGCCGCCTCCCCGGATTCCATCCGTCCCATGATTATCCTTTCCTCCTTCTATATGAAAAACGGCGAGAAGGGGTTGGCGAAGAGCACGCTTGAAAGCGGCCTGAGCGGCGGCAAGAACGACTCCGTGCTCTATTTCCTGCTCGCGCGGGTGGCGCTTTCCGAAAACAACGTGGAAAAGGCCCGGGAATACCTTGGCAAATCCAAGGAGAGCAACCCGGACAATCCGGACCCGTACACGACGCTCGCGGCCCTTGATCTGGCCCAGAAGAAGCCCGAGGGAGCGCTCACCGAATATTCGACCCTGGTGGACCGCCATCCCGAATTCGTCCGCGCCTGGTTGGGCAAGGCCCTTGTGCTGCAACTTCTCAACCGCCAGGACGAAGCCGAAGCAGCCTTCAAGCAGGCCCTTCAGACCAACAGCCCCGAGGCGTATCTCGGATACGCCGAGAGCCTCGCCCGCAAGGGCAGGGCGGAAGAAGGCCTGGCCGTCCTTAATCAGGGGAGTGAAAAGCTGCCGTTCAATATCGAAATGGAACGGTTAAAGGCGCAACTGCTCCTGTCCATGAAGCGGTACGACGACGTCCTGCTCCTCTGCGACCAGTTGGAGAAGCAGAATCAGAGCGCGGCCCTCGGTCTGCGCACCCGCACCTTCATGCTCAAGGGCGACTATGACAAGGCCGTTGGTTCCGCCAAGCAGATTATTGAAATATATCCAGGCGAACCGATGGGTTACATAACCCTGGCCGATATCTACTCCTCCAAGGGCGACAAGGCCAACCAACTGGCCACCCTGGAAGAGGGGCGGGACCGCTGCGAGGCCAACTCGAGTCTGATGGTGGCCTTGGGCAACTACTATCTCGCCGCCGGGGAAACCAAGAAGGCGTTGACCTACGTCGACGCGGCCATCAAGCGCGACGAGAACAACTACGTGGCCCGGACCGTCAAGGGCGACATCTGTGTCCTGCTCGGCAGGGACAAGGACGCGGTGGAGAGCTACAACAGTGCGTTGCACCTGTCCCAGCGTTACGTCCCGGCCCTTAACAACCTCGCGATGCTTTATCTGAAAGATCCCAAGACCCGGCTTGAGGCCCTGCGCCTGGGCTACACCGCCTATATGCAGCGCCCGGGCGACCCCGCGGTTCTCGATACCTTCGGGTATTCCCTGGCCGTCAACGGACGGCTCGACGAGGCCGTGCAGGTCCTGGAAAAGGCCTTGAGGATCGCCGGAGAGAATCCGGACATCGAATACCATCTCGGCTACGCGTACAAGGCGGCCGGGAAAAATGACAAGGCTTTGCCCTTGCTTGAAAAAGTAGCCAATTGCCCCGACTGCCCCAATGCGGCCGAGGCCAAGAAGCTCCTGGCCGCCATCGCGAGCGAATAG
- a CDS encoding CAAX prenyl protease-related protein — MTPLLARILPFCLYMAFIAVPEIGMRSGLFEISADTGASLYPLKIALVGLSLLLLRKWYNEMRLADLKRAGHTALSVGLGAVIFILWINLDQPFATTGAPQGFDPNIFGDMRLPMIAARLFGAAVIVPIMEELFWRSFLTRYLVNKDFTAVRHGTFTVFTFVSTSILFGLEHHLWLAGILAGAAYNFLYMRTGSIMQCTLSHGVTNFLLGIYVIATGQWLFW, encoded by the coding sequence ATGACGCCGCTTCTCGCCCGCATACTGCCCTTCTGTCTGTACATGGCCTTCATCGCCGTTCCTGAAATCGGAATGCGTTCCGGCCTGTTCGAGATTTCCGCCGACACCGGGGCATCCCTGTACCCGCTCAAGATAGCCTTGGTCGGACTGTCCCTGCTCCTGCTCCGCAAATGGTACAACGAAATGCGTCTCGCAGACCTGAAGCGCGCCGGGCATACCGCCCTGAGCGTCGGGTTGGGAGCCGTCATATTCATCCTGTGGATCAACCTCGACCAGCCTTTCGCCACCACCGGCGCGCCGCAGGGGTTCGATCCCAACATCTTCGGGGACATGCGCCTGCCCATGATCGCCGCCCGACTCTTCGGAGCCGCCGTGATCGTTCCGATCATGGAGGAACTCTTCTGGCGTTCCTTCCTGACCCGCTACCTGGTGAACAAGGACTTCACGGCCGTCCGGCACGGCACCTTCACCGTTTTCACCTTCGTGTCCACATCCATACTGTTCGGTCTGGAGCACCACCTGTGGCTGGCCGGAATCCTGGCGGGCGCGGCCTACAATTTCCTCTACATGCGCACCGGCAGCATCATGCAATGCACCCTGTCGCACGGCGTGACCAACTTCCTGCTCGGCATCTACGTCATCGCCACGGGGCAATGGCTTTTCTGGTAG
- a CDS encoding ABC transporter ATP-binding protein, whose amino-acid sequence MTAKTAIELRDISKAYGPEGNREYALRNATLDVVQGEVLMLMGPSGSGKTTLLSIMGCILKATSGSLSVAGRDVSGLSQQALGKIRLDNIGYIFQEYNLFPTLNVLENVMVALDLRGYSRSQARETAMKTLADVGLDDKAAVKPATMSGGQKQRLAIARALAGSPKVILADEPTAALDSVNGQQVMDLMHSLAKRGDRAVVVVTHDPRTIDFADRIVTIEDGRLYPQPHDGAKAPERKS is encoded by the coding sequence ATGACGGCGAAAACGGCCATAGAACTGCGCGACATATCCAAGGCGTACGGTCCCGAAGGCAATCGGGAATACGCCCTGCGCAACGCGACCCTGGACGTGGTCCAGGGAGAGGTGCTCATGCTCATGGGGCCTTCCGGCAGCGGCAAGACCACGCTGCTGTCCATCATGGGCTGCATTCTCAAAGCCACTTCCGGCTCCCTGAGCGTCGCAGGCCGGGACGTGTCCGGTCTCTCGCAACAGGCCCTGGGCAAGATTCGGCTCGACAACATCGGGTACATTTTTCAGGAATACAATTTATTCCCCACCCTCAACGTCCTGGAAAACGTCATGGTCGCCCTGGACCTGCGGGGCTATTCCCGCAGCCAGGCGAGGGAAACGGCCATGAAGACCCTGGCCGACGTGGGGCTGGACGACAAAGCCGCCGTCAAGCCCGCCACAATGAGCGGCGGGCAGAAACAGCGGCTGGCCATCGCCCGCGCCCTGGCCGGATCGCCCAAGGTCATCCTTGCGGACGAGCCCACGGCCGCGTTGGACTCCGTCAACGGCCAGCAGGTCATGGACTTGATGCATTCCCTGGCAAAACGGGGCGACCGTGCGGTGGTCGTGGTAACGCACGACCCGAGGACTATCGACTTCGCCGACCGCATCGTGACCATCGAGGACGGCCGACTGTACCCACAGCCCCATGACGGGGCAAAGGCTCCCGAGAGGAAATCATGA
- a CDS encoding TIGR03013 family XrtA/PEP-CTERM system glycosyltransferase has protein sequence MVAIASVRVFKDLLLLLLAMFLCSVVLFNEPSEMLALFEGRPADVFVLVGIILASFLVVHIIVHYLAPSRNAGVLGLAISLLVASNMTFFIYWQTDLFERLEEMIPVLLCLFGLNHTLWLLFMANWRKIPGLVHRVVIVGNGQLAEDMKLLAAQSGGRYEFKDYVECLSGEFADPVAQVENPTYRILEAAQRAKASKIVVSLTERREAFPLQEILNCKLSGIEVLEAPEFYERVNRKLMLEKITPSWFIFAKGFKIIGIRRFIKRALDVILSLAGIIIVSPILPLVMIGIKLDSPGPVLFKQIRVGKGDKDFIIYKFRSMRQDAEKGSGAVWARENDNRVTRFGRFLRKSRIDEIPQLFNVLMGSMSLVGPRPERPEFVRDLKKIVPYYAERHFVKPGITGWAQVCYPYGASVEDAFEKLRYDMYYIKNYSLWFDFKIMFKTISVMLKKMGR, from the coding sequence ATGGTAGCCATTGCATCCGTCAGGGTCTTCAAAGATCTTCTGCTGCTGTTGTTGGCGATGTTTCTGTGCTCGGTGGTACTGTTCAACGAGCCGTCTGAAATGCTTGCCCTGTTCGAAGGCCGCCCAGCCGACGTGTTCGTGCTGGTGGGAATCATCCTGGCCTCGTTCCTCGTGGTGCACATCATCGTCCATTACCTTGCGCCTTCGCGGAACGCCGGGGTCCTGGGCCTGGCCATCAGCCTGCTGGTGGCTTCGAACATGACCTTCTTCATCTACTGGCAGACCGACCTGTTCGAGCGTCTGGAAGAGATGATTCCGGTCCTGCTGTGCCTCTTCGGCCTCAACCACACCCTGTGGCTCCTGTTCATGGCCAACTGGCGCAAAATCCCCGGGCTGGTGCACCGGGTCGTCATCGTGGGCAACGGCCAACTGGCCGAGGACATGAAACTGTTGGCCGCGCAATCCGGCGGGCGGTATGAGTTCAAGGACTATGTCGAGTGCCTGTCCGGCGAGTTCGCGGACCCCGTGGCGCAGGTGGAGAACCCCACCTACAGGATTCTGGAGGCCGCCCAGCGGGCCAAGGCGAGCAAGATCGTGGTCTCTCTGACCGAGCGTCGTGAAGCCTTCCCGTTGCAGGAAATTCTCAACTGCAAGCTGAGCGGCATCGAGGTCCTCGAGGCCCCGGAATTCTACGAGCGGGTCAACCGGAAACTCATGCTCGAAAAGATCACCCCGAGCTGGTTCATTTTCGCCAAGGGTTTCAAGATCATCGGCATTCGCCGTTTCATCAAGCGGGCTCTGGACGTCATCCTGTCCCTGGCGGGCATCATCATCGTGTCGCCTATCCTGCCCCTGGTCATGATCGGCATCAAGCTGGATTCCCCCGGTCCGGTGCTGTTCAAGCAGATTCGTGTGGGCAAGGGCGACAAGGATTTCATCATCTACAAGTTCCGCAGTATGCGCCAGGATGCCGAGAAGGGCTCCGGTGCCGTCTGGGCCAGGGAGAACGACAATCGCGTGACCCGTTTCGGCCGTTTCCTGCGGAAGTCCCGCATCGACGAAATCCCGCAGCTTTTCAACGTTCTCATGGGCAGCATGAGCCTGGTGGGTCCTCGTCCCGAACGTCCCGAGTTCGTGCGCGACCTCAAAAAGATCGTGCCCTACTATGCGGAGCGGCACTTCGTGAAGCCGGGCATCACCGGCTGGGCGCAGGTTTGCTACCCGTATGGAGCCTCGGTGGAAGACGCTTTCGAAAAATTGCGCTATGACATGTACTATATCAAAAATTATTCCCTGTGGTTTGATTTTAAGATCATGTTCAAGACCATCTCGGTCATGCTGAAGAAAATGGGACGTTAG
- a CDS encoding ABC transporter permease, with translation MIATIACQNLFHDKLRLVVTLTGIVFSVVLITIQVGLFLGFTITISSVIDHSGADVWVTSPGVKNFDIALPLKESKYYDTLSVPGVASASKFITQFANWKRPDGGQESIQIVGFEPAKGMGGPWGMVAGSTDLLDLRDGIIPDQLYVEKLGVPRQGEVVEINDKRARVVGFTRGIRSFTTSPFVFASLDTAWRVSNLKPGEFTYILVKADKGVSPEALRDAIRKNVQGVDAYTTPEFSWKTQQYWMFNTGAGAGILIAAFLGMVVGTVIVAQTLYATTLDHISEFATLKAMGAPNSYIYSILLAQASLSAVLGYGFGIAISIMVSRFSDFSATAIVIPPLLGGGMFFLTLFMCIGSALISIRKVMTLDPILVFKGR, from the coding sequence ATGATCGCCACCATCGCCTGCCAAAACCTTTTCCACGACAAGCTGCGCCTGGTCGTCACCCTGACCGGCATCGTCTTTTCCGTGGTCCTCATAACCATCCAGGTGGGGCTGTTCCTCGGGTTCACCATCACCATCTCCTCGGTCATCGACCACTCCGGGGCCGATGTCTGGGTCACGTCCCCCGGGGTAAAGAATTTCGACATCGCCCTGCCTCTCAAGGAGAGCAAGTACTACGACACCCTGTCCGTTCCCGGCGTGGCCTCGGCCTCGAAGTTCATCACCCAGTTCGCGAACTGGAAACGGCCTGACGGCGGCCAGGAGTCCATCCAGATCGTCGGCTTCGAACCGGCCAAGGGCATGGGGGGGCCCTGGGGAATGGTGGCGGGCTCCACCGATCTTCTGGACCTGCGGGACGGCATCATCCCGGACCAGCTCTATGTGGAGAAGCTCGGCGTTCCGAGACAGGGGGAAGTCGTGGAGATCAACGACAAGCGGGCGCGTGTGGTCGGGTTCACCCGGGGCATCCGATCCTTCACCACCTCGCCTTTCGTCTTCGCGTCCCTGGACACGGCTTGGCGGGTTTCGAACCTGAAACCGGGTGAATTCACTTACATTCTGGTAAAAGCAGACAAAGGGGTCTCCCCGGAGGCCTTGCGCGACGCCATCCGCAAAAACGTGCAGGGCGTGGACGCCTACACCACCCCTGAATTCAGTTGGAAAACCCAGCAATACTGGATGTTCAACACGGGCGCCGGCGCGGGCATCCTCATCGCCGCCTTCCTCGGCATGGTGGTCGGTACGGTCATCGTCGCCCAGACCCTCTACGCCACCACCCTGGACCACATTTCCGAATTCGCCACTCTCAAGGCCATGGGCGCGCCCAATTCATATATATATAGCATCCTGCTCGCCCAGGCGTCCCTGAGCGCCGTGCTGGGCTACGGCTTCGGCATCGCCATTTCGATCATGGTCTCCCGATTCAGCGACTTTTCCGCCACGGCCATCGTCATCCCTCCCCTGCTCGGCGGAGGCATGTTCTTCCTCACGCTGTTCATGTGCATCGGCTCCGCGCTGATCTCCATCCGCAAGGTCATGACCCTCGACCCGATCCTGGTCTTCAAGGGGAGATAA
- a CDS encoding polysaccharide biosynthesis/export family protein, with the protein MKKLLLVMLLVLCVPVLAQAEDYVVGEGDTLAVHVWGEEELKTSVIVRPDGKMSMPGIDDVMAAGKTLPQLKKELTEKLSQLVKDPIVNVSLLKSVNSRVYVVGGGVQPQVYDMLQRTTLLHVLASVGTLDSADLSKSYVYRNGKKVMSDFSGLFSKGEFEKDIQLEPGDMIFLPVKYDRNVFVIGAVNQPKTIFFYEGLTVLDALLQAGSFSKYANENEIAIIRKEGDKQVSIRVKTKDLIKKGDLTQNVLLQAGDYIVASESFF; encoded by the coding sequence GTGAAAAAGCTGTTGTTGGTTATGCTGCTCGTGTTGTGTGTGCCCGTTCTGGCCCAGGCGGAAGACTACGTCGTGGGCGAGGGAGATACCTTGGCGGTGCATGTTTGGGGCGAAGAGGAACTGAAGACCTCCGTTATCGTCCGTCCCGACGGCAAGATGTCCATGCCCGGCATCGACGATGTCATGGCCGCGGGGAAGACTCTTCCCCAACTGAAAAAAGAGCTCACCGAGAAACTCTCCCAACTGGTCAAGGATCCCATAGTCAATGTCTCCCTGCTCAAGAGTGTCAACAGCCGCGTCTACGTGGTCGGCGGCGGCGTCCAGCCCCAGGTCTACGACATGTTGCAGCGCACGACCCTGCTGCATGTGCTCGCCTCGGTGGGCACCCTGGACAGCGCGGATCTTTCCAAGTCCTACGTCTACCGCAACGGCAAAAAAGTCATGTCCGATTTTTCCGGACTGTTCAGCAAGGGCGAGTTCGAGAAGGACATTCAGCTCGAACCCGGCGATATGATTTTCCTGCCCGTGAAGTATGACCGCAACGTCTTCGTCATCGGCGCCGTGAACCAGCCCAAGACGATCTTCTTTTACGAAGGCCTGACCGTGCTGGACGCCTTGCTCCAGGCGGGCAGCTTCAGCAAGTACGCCAACGAGAACGAAATCGCCATCATCCGCAAGGAAGGCGACAAGCAGGTCTCCATTCGGGTCAAGACCAAGGACCTCATCAAGAAGGGCGACCTTACCCAGAACGTGCTGTTGCAGGCAGGTGATTATATCGTCGCCAGCGAAAGCTTCTTCTAG